Proteins found in one Perca fluviatilis chromosome 9, GENO_Pfluv_1.0, whole genome shotgun sequence genomic segment:
- the LOC120565612 gene encoding uncharacterized protein LOC120565612, whose protein sequence is MAMNSHNLSRFPSNNISLFHWTGFIRFKMPPARREPRYSVQDVIEIIQNGESEVEMELNDTDESDEDSDEDVCQQVDKENQPPMDRPADNYVDIEPKTNQHTMPRDGYRWLKKDFISPNTDFSGLDITGDDISLHTPLEYFQKFVSEDMIEALTQNTNEYSFQTHGTSVNTTAKEIEKVFGMYLKMGLVQMAGSRMYWETETRYSPVADVMPRNRFQSLLTSLHFVNNMTVSEAEKRDNLWKLRPWLDSFRERCLQVVPEEHNSVDEMMTITYIDVERPYVVGAYNKHVGGVDLLDSFTAKYKFPIKSRRWYMHIFWHTIILAVVNAWLLYKRDCKALKMSSKETMNRRQFQAQLASSLILVNATLQTPKRGRPSPGQGSPATQAVTSGSPLNAQKRPSKRCAHLPLDVRRDLVAHFPRKTGRGRCRHCSKGYTNTQCSKCDVRLCFSEDKNCFWDFHNQ, encoded by the exons ATGGCCATGAACTCACACAACCTCTCAAGGTTTCCTTCGAACAAcatctctttgtttcattgGACTGGATTCATCAGATTCAA aatgcCACCAGCAAGGAGAGAGCCGCGGTACAGTGTGCAGGATGTGATTGAGATCATCCAAAATGGTGAGAGTGAAGTTGAGATGGAACTCAATGACACTGATGAGAGTGATGAAGACTCAGATGAAGATGTCTGTCAACAAGTGGACAAAGAAAACCAACCACCCATGGACCGTCCAGCTGATAATTACGTGGACATCGAgccaaaaacaaaccaacacacCATGCCCCGTGACGGGTATCGCTGGCTGAAAAAAGATTTCATCAGTCCCAACACTGATTTTTCTGGTCTGGATATCACAGGAGATGACATTTCCCTCCACACACCATTGGAATACTTCCAGAAGTTTGTGTCCGAAGACATGATTGAGGCtctgacacaaaacacaaatgagTACAGCTTTCAGACACATGGAACATCTGTAAACACCACTGCAAAGGAAATTGAAAAAGTGTTTGGCATGTACCTGAAGATGGGCCTAGTACAGATGGCTGGAAGCCGTATGTATTGGGAGACAGAGACACGGTACTCCCCTGTTGCTGATGTGATGCCACGCAACAGATTCCAGTCCCTGTTGACGtcattacattttgtaaacaACATGACCGTATCCGAGGCGGAAAAGAGAGACAATCTATGGAAACTCAGACCATGGCTTGATTCATTCAGAGAGAGATGCCTGCAGGTGGTACCAGAAGAGCACAACTCTGTAGATGAGATGATGACGATAACCTACATTGACGTTGAGAGGCCTTACGTTGTTGGTGCCTACAACAAGCACGTGGGAGGTGTGGATTTGTTGGACTCATTTACAGCCAAATATAAGTTCCCCATCAAATCCCGTCGCTGGTACATGCACATCTTCTGGCACACCATCATCCTCGCTGTGGTCAATGCCTGGCTCCTCTACAAGCGGGACTGCAAGGCTCTCAAGATGTCTAGCAAAGAGACAATGAACAGGAGACAGTTTCAGGCACAGCTAGCATCCTCTCTCATCTTGGTAAACGCAACACTTCAAACTCCAAAGAGAGGACGGCCATCTCCAGGCCAAGGGAgcccagcaacacaggcagtgACATCAGGAAGCCCTCTGAACGCTCAGAAGAGACCGTCCAAGAGATGTGCACACCTCCCATTGGATGTGCGCAGGGACCTAGTTGCACATTTCCCACGCAAGACAGGGAGAGGACGCTGCAGACACTGCAGTAAAGGATACACCAACACGCAGTGCAGCAAGTGTGATGTTCGCCTTTGCTTTTCAGAGGACAAGAACTGTTTTTGGGACTTTCACAACCAATGA